A stretch of Fundicoccus culcitae DNA encodes these proteins:
- a CDS encoding CsbD family protein has translation MKDDKRDQVEGKAKELTGKVSGNKRRENEGKAQNTGGKIKEKVNDASDSVKGAVDGVKEAFSEDDKKD, from the coding sequence ATGAAAGATGATAAACGAGATCAAGTTGAAGGTAAAGCCAAAGAGCTAACAGGTAAAGTTAGTGGCAATAAAAGAAGAGAAAATGAAGGCAAAGCTCAAAATACAGGCGGAAAAATAAAAGAAAAAGTTAATGATGCCTCAGACAGTGTCAAAGGAGCAGTTGACGGTGTCAAAGAAGCTTTTTCTGAAGATGACAAGAAAGACTAA